One segment of Brassica napus cultivar Da-Ae chromosome C3, Da-Ae, whole genome shotgun sequence DNA contains the following:
- the LOC106386407 gene encoding probable indole-3-pyruvate monooxygenase YUCCA1, protein MDSHSCHQTKQIILVHGPIIIGAGPSGLATSACLSSRGVPSLILERSDSVASLWKSKTYDRLKLHLPKHYCRLPLLDFPENFPKYPSKNEFLDYLESYASHFGIVPRFNENVQNASYDSSSGLWRVKTLSGAEYLSKWLVVASGENADAYAPEVPGIVKFSGGRIIHASEYKSGEEFRQQKVLVVGCGNSGMEISLDLVRHNASPHLVVRNTVHVLPREILGLSTFGIGMTLLKCLPLRFVDKFLLLMANLSFGNTDRLGLRRPKTGPLELKNVTGKTPVLDVGAMTLIRSGKIQIMEGVQEITKKGAKFMDGQEKEFDSIIFATGYKSNVPTWLQGSDFFTKEGMPKTPFPNSWRGGKGLYTVGFTRRGLLGTASDAVKIAGQIADQWRDIKGATKNLCSSRFVIISKS, encoded by the exons ATGGACTCTCATTCTTGCCACCAAACCAAACAGATTATCCTCGTACACGGTCCCATCATCATTGGAGCCGGTCCTTCCGGTCTTGCAACGTCTGCATGTCTCTCTAGCCGTGGAGTCCCCTCTTTGATCCTAGAACGTTCCGATTCAGTAGCATCTCTATGGAAATCCAAAACCTACGACCGACTCAAACTCCATCTCCCTAAACACTATTGTAGATTACCACTCTTGGACTTCCCTGAAAACTTCCCAAAATACCCTTCTAAAAACGAGTTCTTGGACTACCTTGAGTCATACGCTTCGCATTTTGGCATCGTCCCTAGGTTCAATGAGAACGTCCAAAACGCTTCTTACGATTCCTCCTCCGGTTTATGGAGAGTAAAGACTCTAAGTGGCGCAGAGTATCTCTCCAAATGGCTTGTCGTTGCGAGCGGTGAGAACGCAGACGCTTACGCCCCGGAGGTTCCGGGGATAGTGAAGTTCTCCGGTGGGAGAATTATTCACGCAAGTGAATACAAAAGCGGTGAAGAGTTCCGACAACAGAAAGTTTTAGTTGTCGGATGTGGAAACTCCGGCATGGAGATTAGTTTGGATCTTGTTCGACATAACGCTTCTCCTCATCTTGTTGTCCGAAACACA GTTCATGTGTTGCCAAGGGAGATACTTGGGTTGTCAACATTTGGAATTGGGATGACACTTCTCAAATGTTTACCATTGAGGTTTGTTGATAAGTTCTTGTTACTGATGGCTAATCTGTCGTTTGGAAATACCGACCGGTTAGGTCTACGCAGACCAAAAACCGGTCCGCTTGAGCTAAAGAATGTCACCGGAAAAACTCCGGTTCTTGACGTCGGAGCTATGACTCTCATCAGATCTGGCAAGATTCAG ATAATGGAAGGTGTACAGGAAATTACAAAAAAGGGAGCAAAGTTTATGGATGGTCAAGAAAAGGAATTTGACTCTATCATATTTGCCACTGGTTACAAAAGTAACGTGCCTACTTGGCTTCAG GGAAGTGATTTTTTCACGAAGGAAGGGATGCCGAAAACGCCGTTTCCAAACAGCTGGAGAGGAGGGAAAGGGTTGTACACTGTTGGGTTTACGAGGAGAGGACTCCTTGGAACGGCGTCTGACGCGGTTAAGATTGCTGGCCAAATAGCTGACCAGTGGAGAGATATAAAGGGGGCCACCAAGAATTTGTGCAGCTCTCGTTTTGTTATTATCTCTAAATCCTAA
- the LOC106384756 gene encoding uncharacterized protein LOC106384756: MQVQIVNQSRQSITCLLSLPNQEAFYFTSVYASNETADRVDLWAELLLLHATLDLDNNKWMIGGDFNQIIYPYEHSSDSIYAPDINMYHMRDCLLQAGLFDLRFNGPIHTWTNNQPESPIAKKLDRLLVNSAFLSTFSHAYASFLPQLFSDHTPCLIDLAFSLPKAETHPFKFQNYLTKHPNFSELILDAWILARSMSCNLKHFFWKLKIIKNDLKRLNKR, encoded by the coding sequence ATGCAAGTCCAGATTGTTAATCAAAGCAGACAGTCAATTACCTGCCTTCTTTCACTGCCTAACCAGGAAGCTTTCTACTTCACATCAGTTTATGCCTCAAATGAAACAGCAGATAGAGTTGATCTTTGGGCAGAGCTTCTGCTTCTTCATGCCACTCTTGACCTTGATAATAACAAGTGGATGATTGGAGGTGATTTCAACCAGATCATTTACCCCTATGAACACTCCTCTGACTCAATCTATGCCCCAGATATCAACATGTATCATATGCGTGATTGCTTGCTCCAAGCTGGCTTGTTCGACCTGCGGTTTAACGGCCCAATTCACACGTGGACTAATAACCAACCTGAGAGCCCCATTGCTAAAAAGCTAGACAGATTGCTGGTGAACTCCGCGTTCCTCTCAACCTTCTCCCATGCCTATGCCTCTTTCCTTCCCCAACTCTTCTCTGACCACACCCCATGTCTAATCGATCTTGCCTTCTCCCTCCCTAAAGCTGAAACCCACCCTTTCAAGTTTCAAAACTACCTCACCAAACATCCCAACTTCTCTGAGCTGATCCTCGACGCCTGGATTCTGGCCAGAAGCATGAGCTGTAACCTAAAGCATTTCTTTTGGAAACTTAAAATCATCAAGAATGATTTAAAGCGATTGAACAAAAGATAA